One Manihot esculenta cultivar AM560-2 chromosome 6, M.esculenta_v8, whole genome shotgun sequence DNA segment encodes these proteins:
- the LOC110616603 gene encoding trafficking protein particle complex subunit 5, whose protein sequence is MIGVGKVKQYSNVLDKPLSKGKQEVSLSAFAFLFSELVQYNQTQVDNISELERRLEDAGYAVGARVLELLCHREKGNRRETRLLGILSFVHSTVWKVLFGKVADSLEKGTEHEDEYMISEKELLVNRFISIPKDMGTFNCGAFVAGIVRGVLDGAGFPAVVTAHFVPMEGQQRPRTTILIKFAEEVLRREARLG, encoded by the exons ATGATCGGAGTAGGCAAGGTCAAGCAGTATTCTAATGTTCTGGACAAACCACTCAGTAAGGGTAAACAAGAG GTCAGTTTGAGCGCATTTGCATTTTTGTTTTCGGAACTCGTTCAATACAACCAGACACAAGTTGACAATATTTCTGAATTAGAACGAAG GCTGGAGGATGCAGGCTATGCAGTTGGAGCTAGAGTTCTTGAACTTCTTTGCCATAGAGAGAAG GGGAATAGAAGGGAAACTCGATTATTGGGTATTTTGTCTTTTGTACACAGCACAGTGTGGAAGGTGTTGTTTGGAAAA GTAGCTGACTCCCTTGAGAAGGGCACTGAACATGAAGATGAATACATGATTAGTGAGAAGGAGCTTCTTGTGAACAG ATTTATTTCCATTCCAAAAGACATGGGGACATTTAACTGTGGAGCATTTGTTGCTGGAATAGTGAGG GGTGTTTTGGATGGTGCAGGTTTTCCTGCGGTAGTAACAGCTCATTTTGTGCCTATGGAGGGTCAGCAACGACCTCGGACAaccattttgataaaatttgctGAAGAG GTACTAAGAAGAGAAGCAAGATTAGGTTGA